A region of Acidobacteriota bacterium DNA encodes the following proteins:
- a CDS encoding 3' terminal RNA ribose 2'-O-methyltransferase Hen1: MFMTLTTTHTPATDLGYLLHKNPARIHKIEFPFGVARVFYPVATECECTAALMLDIDPVSLTRRSSVQVMAEHYVNDRPYVVSSFFSVAIGKVFGTALSGRSKERPDLAERSIPLRVEMPVVPARGGSKILSRLFEPLGYSVEYERYPLDAQVPDWGPSPYHRVVLEAECRLRDLLRHLYVLIPVLDDKKHYWVGEAEIEKLVNRGEGWLADHPDLEFILRRGLKRRGRLTRLALEQLTDDEPPISEREAAAQEIGLEQPTRLNDVRLDTVKQILEEAGARRVLDLGCGEGKLMQRLLRSKQFEMVVGLDASVRALELAHRRLRLTDASPKLRERVELLHGALTYRDDRLAGFDAAVLVEVIEHLDLPRLPSLERVVFGYARPSVVVVTTPNREYNARFESLSSNSFRHRDHRFEWSREECRAWAGQVGEEWGYATTIQGIGEEDPELGTPTQMVIFERVEE; this comes from the coding sequence ATGTTCATGACCCTGACCACCACCCACACGCCAGCCACAGACCTCGGTTACCTGTTGCACAAGAATCCTGCCCGGATTCACAAGATCGAGTTCCCCTTTGGGGTGGCGCGGGTTTTCTACCCGGTTGCGACCGAGTGTGAATGCACGGCGGCCTTGATGCTGGACATCGATCCCGTGTCCCTCACCCGACGCAGTTCGGTTCAGGTGATGGCGGAGCACTACGTCAACGATCGACCCTACGTGGTGTCGTCGTTTTTTAGTGTTGCGATCGGTAAAGTCTTCGGCACCGCGTTGAGTGGACGCTCGAAAGAACGGCCCGATCTCGCGGAGCGTTCGATTCCGCTGCGAGTCGAAATGCCCGTGGTTCCAGCGCGAGGAGGTTCGAAGATCCTCTCTCGCCTTTTCGAGCCGTTGGGCTACTCGGTCGAGTACGAGCGATACCCCCTGGATGCCCAGGTGCCGGACTGGGGCCCATCGCCGTACCACCGCGTTGTCCTCGAGGCGGAGTGCCGCCTCCGCGACTTGCTGCGCCACCTCTACGTGTTGATTCCGGTGCTCGACGACAAGAAGCACTATTGGGTCGGGGAGGCGGAAATCGAGAAGTTGGTCAACCGGGGAGAAGGCTGGTTGGCCGACCACCCGGACCTTGAGTTCATTCTTCGTCGAGGTTTGAAGCGCCGCGGGCGCCTGACGCGCCTGGCGTTGGAGCAGTTGACGGACGACGAGCCGCCGATCAGCGAACGAGAGGCCGCTGCGCAAGAGATCGGCTTGGAACAGCCGACCCGCCTCAATGACGTGCGCCTCGACACGGTGAAGCAGATTCTCGAAGAGGCCGGGGCTCGCAGGGTGCTCGACCTCGGCTGTGGTGAAGGCAAGCTCATGCAGCGTCTGTTGCGCTCGAAGCAGTTCGAGATGGTAGTTGGTCTCGATGCCAGCGTGCGGGCATTGGAACTGGCGCACCGGCGATTGCGGCTGACGGATGCTTCTCCCAAGTTGCGAGAGCGAGTCGAGCTTCTCCACGGAGCGCTGACCTACCGAGATGACCGGCTCGCCGGATTCGACGCGGCGGTTCTGGTAGAGGTTATCGAGCACCTGGATCTTCCCCGGTTGCCGTCGCTGGAGCGGGTTGTCTTCGGCTACGCCCGCCCTTCCGTAGTGGTGGTGACGACACCCAATCGCGAGTACAACGCACGCTTCGAGAGTTTGTCGTCGAACAGTTTTCGGCATCGTGATCACCGCTTCGAGTGGAGCCGTGAAGAGTGCCGAGCATGGGCTGGGCAGGTAGGCGAAGAGTGGGGCTACGCGACCACAATCCAGGGCA